In Pseudomonas abieticivorans, the genomic window GATCTACGGCTCGCCAAAACTGGAACGCTTCAACGGTATTTCTTCGGTAGAAATCCTGGGCCAACCGGCACCCGGTTATAGCACTGGGGCTGCGATGCAGTCGGTGGAGCGCATCATGCAACAAATGCCCGCCGGCATCGGCATGGCCTACACCGGCCTGTCCTATGAAGAACGTCAGGCTGGCTCCCAGGCCCCTGCCCTGTACGCACTGTCGCTGATCATTGTGTTCCTGTGCCTGGCCGCGCTTTACGAGAGCTGGACGGTACCGGTATCGGTCATGCTGGTCGTGCCTTTGGGCGTGTTGGGCGCGGTGGCCGCGACCTTGATGCGCGGGCTGTCCAACGATGTGTTCTTCCAGGTGGGGATGCTGACCACCATGGGCCTGGCGGCGAAAAACGCCATCCTGATCATCGAGTTCGCCAAAGACCTGTATGAGAAACAGGGCCGCACCCTGGTCCAGGCGGCCACCGAGGCGGCAAGGCTGCGCCTGCGGCCCATCATCATGACCTCGATCGCCTTCGTCATGGGCGTGCTGCCCTTGGCCCGAGCCCACGGCCCCGGCAGTGGCAGCCAGCACTCGATCGGTACCGGCGTTGTCGGCGGTACCCTGGCGGCGACCTTCCTGGCGATCTTCTTCGTACCTTTGTTCTATGTGGTCGTTATGAAACTGTTCACCCGCAAACGCAAAGAAGTGGCCGCTGAAGGAGCTCAGGCATGACACTCAAACACCTCACCGTGGCGGTCGCCCTGGCAACCAGTTTGCAAGCGTGCAGCCTGATCCCCGACTATGCGCGGCCGACGGCACCGGTCCCCGATGCCTGGCCACAGGGCCAGGCCTACACCCAAGGCCCGACCACGCCCGGCCAAGCCGTCCCCGGTTGGCAGGCGTTCTATCAGGACCCGCTGCTGCGCCAGTTGATCGACCTGTCGCTGAACAACAACCGCGACCTGCGCGTGGCGGCCCTCAACGTGCAAGCCTATCGCGCGCAATATCGCATTCAGCGCGCGGACCTGTTCCCCGCCCTGGGCATCGACTCAACCACCAGCCGCCAGCGCTTGCCGGCGGACCTGCGCACCACTGGCAGGGCGGGTATCGACAGCCAATACGGGTTGGACGTGGGCATCAGCGCCTACGAACTGGATGTGTTCGGCCGAATTCGCAGCCTGGAACGCCAAGCCCTGGAAAACTACCTGGCCACCGAAGAGGCGCAGCGCAGTGTACAGATCAGCCTGATCAGCGACGTTGCCAGTGCCTACTTCACGTGGCGCACCGACCAGCAGCTGTTGAAGGTGACCCAGGACACCCTGGAAAGCTACGACAACAGCCTGCGCCTGATCACCGCCAGCAACCAGGCCGGTACTTCGTCGGCGCTGGACGTGCGGCAGGCCAGTACCTTGGTCGACAGCGCGCGTGCCCAGATGTACTTGTACACCCGCCAAGTCGCCCAAGACGCCAATGCGCTGCAATTACTGCTGGGTGCGGCATTGCCACAAGGAATGGCCAGCGATGCGCCGCTGGGTCACGACTGCCTTGCCGACATCCCCAGTGGCCTACCCTCGCAGCTGCTGGAACAACGGCCCGACATCCGCCAGGCCGAACACGCGTTGCTGGCCGCCAATGCCAACATCGGCGCAGCACGCGCCGCGTTCTTCCCCAGCATCAGCCTGACGGCCAGCGCCGGCACCGCCAGCAGCCAACTGAGTGGGCTGTTCAATGGGGGCTCGGGCAACTGGAGCTTCGCCCCTCAAATCAGCCTGCCGATCTTCAATGGCGGGCACCTGCGGGCAAACCTGGACTACGCCAAGCTGCAGAAAGACATCGGTGTGGCCCGCTACGAGAAAGCTATCCAGACGGGCTTTCGCGAGGT contains:
- a CDS encoding efflux transporter outer membrane subunit, which encodes MTLKHLTVAVALATSLQACSLIPDYARPTAPVPDAWPQGQAYTQGPTTPGQAVPGWQAFYQDPLLRQLIDLSLNNNRDLRVAALNVQAYRAQYRIQRADLFPALGIDSTTSRQRLPADLRTTGRAGIDSQYGLDVGISAYELDVFGRIRSLERQALENYLATEEAQRSVQISLISDVASAYFTWRTDQQLLKVTQDTLESYDNSLRLITASNQAGTSSALDVRQASTLVDSARAQMYLYTRQVAQDANALQLLLGAALPQGMASDAPLGHDCLADIPSGLPSQLLEQRPDIRQAEHALLAANANIGAARAAFFPSISLTASAGTASSQLSGLFNGGSGNWSFAPQISLPIFNGGHLRANLDYAKLQKDIGVARYEKAIQTGFREVSDGLAALGTYQGQLQSQRDLVQSDQEYFDMAKQRYEEGVDNYLTLLDAQRQLLTARQQLLTDHLQQLNSQVQLYKALGGGWQQPLLAKKDP